One Benincasa hispida cultivar B227 chromosome 5, ASM972705v1, whole genome shotgun sequence genomic window carries:
- the LOC120078073 gene encoding alpha-1,3-mannosyl-glycoprotein 2-beta-N-acetylglucosaminyltransferase, producing the protein MANFFFDFRFLLLIAAMAFIYIQIRLFATQSQYADRLAEAVESENHCTSQMRLLIDQISMQQGQIVTLEDERKHHFEEVLQLKTLLQDLERKGLQQLTDKTQVPVAAVVIMACNRADYLERTIKSVLKYQTTVASKYPVFVSQDGTNPVVKKKALSYDQLAYMQHLDYGEVETERPGELIAYYKIARHYKWALDQLFYKHNFSRVIILEDDMEIAPDFFSYFEAAAMLLDKDKTIMAVSSWNDNGQKQFVHDSYLLYRSDFFPGLGWMLTKSIWDELSPKWPKAYWDDWLRLKDNHKGRQFVRPEVCRTYNFGEHGSSMGQFFKQYLEPIKLNDVQIDWMSMDLSYLMEDKYVKYFADLIRKAKPVYGNDAVMKAYNVVGDVRIEYRDQSDFERIARQFGIFEEWKDGIPRTAYKGVVVFRHQTQRRIFLIAPDSLERLGI; encoded by the exons ATGGCGAATTTCTTCTTCGATTTCCGCTTCCTACTTCTGATTGCAGCTATGGCGTTCATCTACATCCAG ATACGGCTATTCGCGACACAATCTCAATATGCAGATCGGCTAGCTGAGGCA GTTGAATCAGAGAATCATTGTACCAGTCAAATGCGATTACTAATTGATCAGATAAGCATGCAACAAGGACAAATTGTGACCCTTGAAG ATGAAAGAAAACACCACTTTGAAGAAGTCCTCCAGCTGAAGACTCtccttcaagatcttgaaa GGAAAGGTCTGCAACAACTCACAGACAAAACACAG GTGCCTGTGGCAGCTGTTGTAATTATGGCATGCAATCGTGCAGATTATCTGGAAAGGACTATTAAGTCTGTTCTAAA ATACCAGACAACTGTTGCTTCAAAATATCCTGTTTTTGTTTCCCAG GATGGTACCAACCCAGTTGTAAAAAAAAAGGCTCTTAGCTATGATCAGTTGGCCTATATGCAG CATTTAGATTATGGAGAAGTGGAAACTGAAAGGCCAGGGGAGTTGATTGCATATTACAAAATTGCAC GTCATTACAAATGGGCGTTGGATCAATTATTCTATAAGCATAATTTCAGCCGAGTGATTATACTTGAAG ATGATATGGAAATTGCTCCTGATTTTTTCAGTTACTTTGAGGCTGCAGCAATGCTACTTGATAAGGATAA GACCATAATGGCCGTCTCTTCATGGAATGACAATGGACAAAAGCAGTTTGTGCATGATTCTT ATTTACTGTATCGCTCAGATTTCTTTCCAGGACTTGGTTGGATGTTAACCAAGTCTATTTGGGATGAACTATCACCAAAGTGGCCCAAGGC TTATTGGGATGACTGGTTGAGATTGAAGGATAATCACAAAGGTCGCCAATTTGTTCGTCCAGAAGTTTGCAGAACATATAACTTTGGTGAGCAT GGTTCCAGTATGGGTCAATTTTTCAAGCAATACCTTGAGCCAATCAAGTTGAATGACGTTCAA ATCGACTGGATGTCTATGGATTTGAGCTACCTGATGGAG GACAAATATGTGAAGTACTTTGCAGATCTTATTAGAAAAGCAAAACCTGTTTATGGAAATGATGCAGTTATGAAGGCTTATAATGTTGTGGGTGATGTTAGAATCGAGTACCGAGACCAGTCAGACTTTGAACGCATTGCTCGGCAGTTTGGTATTTTTGAAGAGTGGAAG GATGGTATACCAAGGACAGCTTATAAAGGAGTGGTTGTTTTTAGACACCAAACCCAAAGGCGTATATTCCTGATTGCCCCAGATTCTCTCGAGCGTTTGGGAATATAA